In the Pungitius pungitius chromosome 5, fPunPun2.1, whole genome shotgun sequence genome, one interval contains:
- the LOC119225080 gene encoding beta-crystallin B3-like produces the protein MELDDAASSGDQVEEQWIRSMSEQQSAPEQLAAWKSQGGAGATYKVLLFEFENFQGRKAEFSAECKDVTGKGLVKVGSVIVEAGPWAGYDKHGFTGEQFILEKGEYPRWDTWTNSQNSYTLLSLRPLKVDSAEHKLHLYENPGFTGRKMEIVDDDVPSLWGHGFQDRVASVKALSGTWVGYMYPGYRGRQFIFEKGDFKHWNDWEAPAPQIQSVRRMRDMQWHKRGCFTVPDPAPAPGPGPDPDPTPAPPAPPATAGAS, from the exons ATGGAGTTAGATGATGCTGCATCGAGTGGAGACCAAG TGGAGGAGCAGTGGATCAGGAGCATGTCGGAGCAGCAGAGTGCCCCGGAGCAGCTAGCTGCTTGGAAGAGCCAGGGTGGAGCTGGAGCCACATACAAG GTGTTGCTGTTCGAGTTTGAGAACTTCCAGGGCCGCAAGGCGGAGTTTTCTGCCGAGTGTAAAGATGTGACTGGGAAGGGACTGGTGAAGGTTGGATCTGTAATAGTTGAGGCAGGACC CTGGGCAGGTTATGATAAGCATGGATTCACAGGGGAGCAGTTTATTCTGGAGAAGGGCGAGTATCCACGATGGGACACCTGGACCAACAGCCAGAACAGCTACACCCTTTTGTCTCTTAGGCCGCTCAAAGTG GACAGCGCTGAACACAAGTTACACCTCTATGAAAACCCTGGATTCACTGGTAGAAAGATGGAGattgttgatgatgatgtgcCCAGTTTGTGGGGCCACGGTTTTCAGGATCGTGTGGCAAGTGTCAAGGCGCTCAGCGGAAC ATGGGTCGGCTACATGTACCCAGGCTACAGGGGGCGGCAGTTTATCTTCGAGAAAGGGGATTTCAAGCACTGGAACGACTGGGAGGCCCCTGCACCGCAGATCCAGTCTGTCCGGCGCATGCGCGACATGCAGTGGCACAAGAGGGGCTGTTTCACTGTCCCTGACCCAGCTCCGGCTCCTGGCCCCGGCCCCGACCCGGACCCTACCCCAGCACCTCCCGCCCCTCCCGCCACGGCTGGAGCCAGCTGA